From the genome of Nicotiana sylvestris chromosome 2, ASM39365v2, whole genome shotgun sequence, one region includes:
- the LOC138886552 gene encoding uncharacterized protein — MVQIKEFRIVMPLSLEEYQIAQMYMVMKMQQQSTTGDEGVEVLQNKPFSDDEFGEGQYTSKVYHLQSKAPSWLTAFAPADALVMQEEAWNAYPKCRSGLCSYLQFNVLLG; from the exons ATGGTTCAGATAAAAGAATT TCGAATTGTGATGCCCTTGTCATTGGAAGAG TATCAGATAGCTCAAATGTACATGGTCATGAAAATGCAACAACAGAGCACTACAGGTGATGAAGGAGTAGAGGTTTTACAAAACAAACCATTTAGTGATGATGAATTTGGAGAGGGCCAATACACTTCAAAAGTTTACCACTTGCAGAG CAAAGCACCATCTTGGTTGACTGCATTTGCACCAGCTGATGCCCTTGTGATGCAAGAGGAAGCTTGGAATGCATACCCTAAATGTAGATCAGGTTTATGTTCTTACTTGCAATTTAATGTTCTTCTTGGTTAG